The Penicillium digitatum chromosome 6, complete sequence genome has a window encoding:
- a CDS encoding Profilin yields the protein MSWQGWVDQTLVGSTKIDKAAIFSAAGDALLATSAGFNVQQGEVQCILRGFEDSIPLYSGGLYVAGEKLMVTKADDQSIFAEKGKEGVCVVRSSQSIVIAHYPETVQPREAASIVGQLANYLTSIGY from the exons ATGAGCTGGCAAG GCTGGGTCGATCAAACCCTGGTGGGATCTACAAAAATCGACAAAGCCGCTATATTCTCAGCAGCAGGCGATGCCCTACTTGCCACCAGCGCAGGGTTCAAT GTTCAACAAGGAGAGGTCCAGTGTATTTTGAGAGGCTTCGAGGATTCAATCCCTCTCTACTCCGGTGGACTCTATGTCGCAGGGGAAAAGCTTATGGTCACGAAAGCAGATGATCAGAGCATATTTGCAGAGAAG GGCAAAGAGGGAGTTTGTGTGGTGAGATCATCACAATCAATAGTCATCGCACATTATCCCGAAACAGTGCAACCAAGAGAAGCTGCAAGTATTGTTGGACAATTGGCAAACTACTTGACTAGCATAGGATATTAG
- a CDS encoding NAD(P)-binding domain, with protein MTKESKLLTVIGATGIQGGDASKALASKGVEMVLADWNDEKTLVKAFEGSYAIYAVTDYWAGFMTQSVEGLIDIEARQGINLAKAASQISSLKHFIWSTVPDNVKISGGKHSIPHFEGKLKVDEFIRQDRDLLSKTTFLWVGYYGTNIILPMIVPNLLLFPVSDDTPITTVGDPRVNTGIYALAIFNQPQLTIGRIVLAQSETKTTREIINLWSQVSGKPADYIQVSLDHYDNLWPKWGREIGLMLQFWETVREKSWTADEPVLTKEHLNISGLIEMKEIFSSLEWS; from the exons ATGACAAAAGAGTCTAAGCTTCTTACTGTTATTGGAGCGACGGGCATCCAGGGAGG TGACGCATCCAAGGCATTGGCTTCGAAAGGAGTCGAAATGGTGCTTGCAGATTGGAACGATGAGAAAACCTTAGTGAAGGCATTCGAG GGGTCATATGCCATTTACGCCGTTACTGATTACTGGGCTGGTTTCATGACCCAGAGCGTCGAAGGACTGATTGACATTGAAGCTAGGCAAGGAATCAACCTTGCTAAAGCAGCTTCTCAGATTTCCTCCCTGAAGCATTTCATCTGGAGTACTGTTCCCGACAACGTGAAGATTTCGGGCGGCAAACATTCTATACCTCACTTTGAGGGAAAACTCAAGGTCGATGAATTTATCAGACAAGATCGAGATCTACTCAGCAAGACCACCTTCCTTTGGGTCGGGTACTACGGGACCAACATCATTCTGCCTATGATCGTCCCAAATCTTCTC CTATTCCCAGTCTCAGATGACACACCCATCACGACAGTCGGCGACCCCAGGGTCAACACGGGCATCTACGCACTCGCCATCTTCAACCAACCTCAGCTCACAATTGGCAGGATTGTTCTGGCGCAGTCTGAGACCAAAACAACCCGCGAAATTATCAATCTGTGGTCCCAGGTTTCAGGAAAGCCTGCTGATTATATTCAAGTATCACTTGATCACTATGACAATCTATGGCCCAAGTGGGGACGAGAGATTGGTCTCATGTTGCAATTCTGGGAGACGGTTCGTGAGAAGAGCTGGACCGCCGATGAACCTGTTCTAACAAAGGAACACTTGAACATTTCTGGGTTGATTGAGATGAAGGAGATTTTTAGTTCTCTTGAGTGGTCTTGA
- a CDS encoding Tryptophan synthase beta subunit-like PLP-dependent enzymes superfamily, translating into MSPTLSQQYLSTRGAEYGRTFEDVVLQGLASDGGLFIPEEMPALPKSWETEWRDLSFEDLALEIMSLYISTDEIPREDLKSIIYKSYSTFRHPERTPSVLLEKNLYLLELFHGPTFAFKDVALSFLGNLFEYFLVRKNAGKTGKDRHHLTVVGATSGDTGSAAIYGLRGKKDVSVFILFPDGGRVSPIQEKQMTTILDPNVHNLTVAGSFDHCQDIVKALFADDDLNSTHNIAAVNSINMARILAQITYFFYSYFSLTKIPSFNKDSKVRVVVPSGNFGDILAGWFAKQMGLPIDKLVIATNANDILDRFFRSGGHYTKKALDAPTDHGVKETHSPAMDILVSSNFERLLWFLSYKTTKGTEVERRKHACESVSGWLNELKTNGGFQVPSTVLEAAKVDFESERVSNEETIAMIRDIYKTSFPKGLGPGSAKSSKTGGYILDPHTAVGVAATRRSLARNPDATHISLSTAHPAKFASAVDLALRSEDGYDFTEILPQEFVGLEQRESRVTPVGESAGWQGVKEIVKAELEQELQGLR; encoded by the exons ATGTCTCCTACACTCTCACAACAATATCTAAGTACTCGCGGTGCTGAGTACGGG AGAACCTTTGAAGATGTTGTTCTTCAAGGCCTGGCCTCGGACGGAGGTCTCTTCATCCCGGAGGAAATGCCTGCCCTCCCTAAATCGTGGGAGACCGAATGGCGCGATCTGAGCTTTGAGGATTTGGCGCTTGAAATCATGTCTCTCTACATCTCCACCGACGAGATTCCCCGAGAAGACCTTAAGAGCATCATCTACAAGTCCTACTCGACCTTCCGCCACCCCGAACGCACCCCTTCTGTCCTCCTTGAAAAGAACCTCTACCTGCTAGAGCTATTCCACGGCCCGACCTTTGCGTTCAAGGATGTTGCTCTTAGTTTCCTCGGAAATCTGTTCGAGTATTTCCTTGTTCGCAAGAATGCTGGAAAGACTGGCAAGGACCGACACCACCTCACTGTTGTTGGTGCTACTAGCGGTGACACTGGTTCAGCTGCTATTTATGGACTTCGCGGCAAGAAGGATGTCTCCGTATTCATCCTCTTCCCCGATGGGGGCCGAGTCTCGCCTATCCAAGAAAAGCAAATGACAACTATCTTGGACCCTAATGTGCACAATCTCACCGTGGCTGGCTCATTCGATCACTGCCAGGATATCGTCAAAGCGCTCTTCGCAGATGATGACCTGAACTCCACCCACAATATCGCCGCGGTCAACAGCATTAATATGGCCCGAATCTTGGCCCAGATCACCTACTTCTTCTACTCCTACTTCTCCCTCACCAAGATTCCTTCTTTCAACAAGGACTCCAAGGTGCGCGTGGTCGTCCCGTCCGGCAACTTCGGCGACATCCTCGCCGGTTGGTTTGCCAAGCAGATGGGCCTCCCTATCGACAAACTGGTGATCGCCACTAACGCAAACGACATCCTCGACCGCTTCTTCCGCAGTGGTGGTCACTACACAAAGAAGGCCCTCGACGCCCCCACCGACCACGGTGTGAAGGAAACCCACAGCCCCGCCATGGACATTCTCGTCAGTAGCAACTTCGAGCGTCTCCTCTGGTTCCTCTCCTACAAGACTACCAAGGGTACTGAAGTCGAGCGCCGCAAGCACGCCTGCGAGAGTGTCAGTGGATGGCTGAATGAGCTCAAGACGAACGGAGGCTTCCAGGTCCCCAGTACCGTCCTCGAAGCCGCCAAGGTCGATTTCGAGAGCGAGCGCGTGAGCAACGAGGAGACTATCGCTATGATCCGTGATATCTACAAGACTTCCTTCCCCAAGGGTCTCGGTCCCGGCTCCGCTAAGAGCTCCAAGACCGGTGGTTACATTCTTGACCCCCACACTGCTGTTGGTGTTGCTGCTACCCGCCGCTCTCTGGCACGTAACCCCGATGCTACCCATATCTCGCTGTCTACTGCCCACCCGGCTAAGTTTGCTAGCGCTGTCGACCTTGCTCTGCGCTCCGAGGATGGCTATGACTTCACCGAGATCTTGCCCCAGGAGTTCGTTGGTCTGGAGCAGCGTGAGAGTCGGGTTACCCCCGTCGGGGAGAGTGCTGGATGGCAGGGTGTTAAGGAGATTGTTAAGGCGGAGCTTGAACAGGAGTTGCAGGGTCTGCGATAA
- a CDS encoding Alcohol dehydrogenase superfamily, zinc-type has translation MAQTDYKFEGWMGLDPNSGEGKMVWQEFQPKEWEETDIDIKVSHCGICGSDLHTLRSGWRPTAYPCCVGHEIVGTVVRVGSEVSDIKVGDRVGVGAQSESCLGRQGDCEECASGKENYCSKKVVGTYNSIHYNGSKSYGGYARYNRVPGHFAIKIPDAITSADAAPMLCGGATLYSPLKHNGCGPGKRVGIIGVGGLGHFGVLFAKAMGADKVVAISRKLGKKEDSLKMGADLYIATDDEPEWATAHARSLDLIVSTVSSTKMPFNDYLGLLKTGGSFVQVGLPEDGGLFAPVRSLMRQIKLQSSLVGSPDEIREMFQLVAEKGIRPWVEEIPMKDANKAIVDMEDGKARYRYVLVNE, from the exons ATGGCGCAAACAGACTACAAGTTCGAAGGCTGGATGGGTCTCGATCCCAATTCCGGCGAGGGCAAGATGGTCTGGCAAGAATTCCAGCCGAAAGAGTGGGAGGAGACCGACATTGATATCAAAGTCTCTCACTGCGGCATCTGTGGTTCTGATTTACACACTCTCCGGAGTGGCTGG AGACCCACCGCCTACCCCTGCTGCGTTGGCCACGAGATTGTCGGCACGGTCGTGCGCGTTGGTAGTGAAGTATCTGACATCAAGGTCGGTGACCGCGTCGGAGTCGGCGCACAGAGCGAGTCCTGTCTCGGCCGTCAAGGTGACTGTGAGGAGTGCGCCTCAGGCAAGGAGAACTACTGCAGTAAGAAGGTCGTCGGCACGTACAACAGCATCCACTACAATGGCAGTAAGTCCTACGGCGGATATGCGCGGTACAACCGGGTTCCCGGCCATTTTGCCATCAAGATCCCCGATGCTATCACGTCGGCGGATGCTGCGCCTATGCTGTGCGGCGGCGCTACCCTCTACAGCCCGCTGAAGCATAACGGCTGTGGTCCTGGCAAGCGTGTGGGCATTATTGGTGTTGGAGGACTAGGTCACTTTGGCGTGCTGTTTGCCAAGGCCATGGGGGCTGATAAGGTTGTTGCTATCTCGCGGAAGTTGGGGAAGAAGGAGGATTCGCTGAAGATGGGGGCAGACCTTTACATTGCGACCGATGACGAGCCGGAGTGGGCTACAGCTCACGCGAGGTCTTTGGATTTGATCGTTTCCACGGTCTCGTCTACTAAGATGCCTTTTAATGATTATCTGGGTCTGCTGAAGACCGGCGGGTCTTTTGTGCAGGTTGGCCTTCCCGAGGATGGTGGACTCTTTGCTCCTGTACGAAGCTTGATGCGCCAGATCAAGCTGCAGAGCTCCCTCGTCGGTAGCCCTGATGAGATACGGGAGATGTTCCAGCTTGTTGCTGAAAAGGGAATCCGCCCGTGGGTGGAGGAGATCCCGATGAAGGATGCGAATAAGGCGATTGTGGACATGGAGGATGGAAAGGCCCGGTACAGATACGTGCTGGTGAACGAGTAA
- a CDS encoding AP-1 adaptor complex subunit beta, putative, with product MAMNKIRGAFTVPRKGETFELRAGLVSQYAYERKESIQKTIMAMTLGKDVSALFPDVLKNIATADLEQKKLVYLYLMNYAKSHPDLCILAVNTFVQDSEDPNPLIRALAIRTMGCIRVEKMVDYMEEPLRKTLRDESPYVRKTAAICVAKLFDLNPEMAIENGFLKTLQEMIGDPNPMVVANSVTALQEIHHTAPETQALQINSNTLRKMLMALNECTEWGRVTILSTLAEYKTSDVKESEHICERVAPQFQHVNAGVVLAAVKAVFLHMKNISPDLSKTYLKKMAPPLVTLVSSAPEVQYVALRNIDLLLQKEPDILNKELRVFFCKYNDPQYVKFQKLEILVRIANDRNVDQLLAELKEYALEVDMDFVRRAVRAIGQVAIKIESASERCVNTLLDLINTKVNYVVQEAIVVIKDIFRKYPGYEGIIPTLCQCIDELDEPNARAAIIWIVGEYAEKISNAGDILAGFVDGFNEEFSSTQLQILTSVVKLFLKRPEKAQGLVQRVLQAATSENDNPDVRDRAYIYWRLLSNTSDSNATKNIVLSDKPPIVTTIHSLPPALLDQLLSELSTLSSVYHKPPEQFVGHGRFGADAVMRAAIEEQIQNARENPLAAAAAAAAGGTTAPTQAQNNVENLLDIDFDGGAPASAHTEPSGGISGLEGLAGTPVRIASPAAGKPTVQTSNNLDDLLGVFGDPGAAQPSSSGANSGDLMNGLSGLDLSGNAGPSPNNQSKKSNDDILSLF from the exons ATGGCGATGAACAAGATCCGCGGCGCCTTTACGGTGCCTCGGAAAGGAGAAACGTTTGAATTGCGAGCTGGACTTGT TTCCCAGTATGCGTATGAACG GAAGGAATCCATTCAAAAGACGATCATGGCCATGACCCTAGGAAAGGATGTCTCGGCCCTGTTCCCAGACGTTCTAAAGAACATTGCTACAGCCGATCTGGAGCAGAAGAAATTGGTCTACCTCTATCTCAT GAACTATGCCAAATCGCACCCTGATCTTTGTATTCTCGCTGTGAACACTTTCGTACAAGACTCGGAAGACCCTAACCCACTTATTCGTGCGCTGGCAATCCGAACAATGGGTTGTATTCGGGTGGAGAAGATGGTGGACTATATGGAAGAACCGTTGCGCAAGACCCTCCGAGACGAGTCGCCATATGTCCGCAAGACCGCTGCAATTTGTGTGGCCAAGCTTTTTGATCTCAACCCTGAAATGGCCATCGAGAATGGATTCTTGAAGACGCTCCAAGAGATGATTGGAGACCCCAACCCCATGGTTGTCGCCAATTCCGTGACCGCACTCCAGGAGATTCACCACACGGCACCTGAGACACAGGCTCTGCAGATTAATAGCAACACCCTACGGAAAATGCTGATGGCTTTGAACGAGTGCACGGAATGGGGGCGCGTCACCATTCTTTCAACTTTGGCCGAGTATAAGACCTCCGACGTGAAGGAGTCGGAGCATATATGCGAACGAGTTGCACCTCAGTTCCAGCACGTTAATGCAGGCGTGGTTCTTGCTGCAGTCAAGGCTGTGTTCTTACATATGAAGAATATCAGCCCTGATTTGTCGAAGACCTACCTTAAAAAGATGGCTCCGCCATTGG TTACACTGGTTTCGTCGGCCCCCGAAGTGCAATACGTTGCACTAAGAAATATCGACCTTCTGCTACAGAAGGAGCCTGACATTCTCAACAAAGAACTCCGCGTTTTCTTCTGCAAATACAATGACCCGCAATATGTAAAGTTCCAGAAACTTGAGATTCTGGTGCGCATAGCCAACGACCGCAATGTGGACCAGCTCCTGGCCGAATTGAAGGAGTATGCCCTTGAAGTCGATATGGACTTTGTCCGCCGAGCCGTCAGAGCAATCGGCCAGGTTGCCATTAAGATTGAGAGCGCTAGCGAGCGCTGTGTTAACACGTTGTTGGATCTCATCAATACTAAAGTGAACTACGTCGTCCAGGAAGCTATTGTTGTCATCAAGGACATTTTCCGGAAATACCCTGGCTACGAAGGTATTATCCCCACTCTCTGCCAGTGCATTGATGAGCTGGATGAGCCCAATGCTAGAGCGGCAATCATCTGGATTGTCGGAGAGTATGCCGAGAAAATTAGCAACGCAGGGGATATCTTGGCTGGCTTTGTGGATGGTTTCAACGAAGAATTTTCTTCG ACCCAATTGCAAATCCTCACATCTGTAGTTAAACTCTTCCTCAAACGGCCCGAGAAGGCACAGGGCCTGGTGCAGCGGGTACTTCAGGCTGCCACATCCGAGAACGACAACCCAGATGTCCGTGACCGAGCATATATCTACTGGCGTCTTCTGTCCAACACCAGCGATTCAAACGCAACCAAGAACATCGTACTCTCAGACAAGCCTCCCATCGTCACCACTATTCACTCTTTGCCACCTGCGCTTCTCGACCAACTCCTTTCCGAACTGTCAACTCTCTCTTCCGTTTACCACAAGCCCCCCGAGCAGTTTGTCGGCCACGGCCGATTCGGCGCCGATGCCGTTATGCGCGCTGCTATCGA GGAACAAATTCAGAATGCGCGCGAGAACCCATTGGCTGCAGCTGCCGCCGCTGCCGCTGGCGGTACCACAGCCCCTACGCAGGCGCAAAACAACGTCGAGAACCTGCTGGACATCGATTTCGACGGCGGTGCTCCTGCCTCCGCACATACCGAGCCTTCCGGCGGCATTTCCGGTCTGGAGGGTCTGGCTGGCACTCCCGTACGGATAGCGTCTCCTGCAGCTGGTAAACCGACTGTCCAAACAAGCAACAACCTGGACGATCTCTTGGGCGTTTTCGGAGACCCCGGTGCCGCCCAGCCCTCATCAAGCGGTGCCAACAGCGGTGATCTCATGAACGGACTCTCTGGTCTTGATCTCTCCGGGAATGCGGGCCCTTCTCCAAATAACCAGTCTAAGAAATCCAACGACGACATCTTGTCGCTCTTCTAG
- a CDS encoding Transcriptional regulator, putative, which translates to MPPKYTMSDSESEADGEVLHTPSDQTLEKGLRDQVATIFKSGNMEELTVKRVRLAAEDTLGLTAGYFKLTGDWKARSENIIKDEVEIQDQAIQNPQSQASEMPISPLNPKPIALAKRANPETAPKPRKRQKTRTPVSDKEDELSAPSSDESDVVTKPRNRSKAPKQRLPAKKASPNKPSKAPVKKISQAKNPSVSRPTNVISDTSDVPDNSSDAAKKARGAKDDSESEMSVVLDEEPRPKAPRKRQKSAGGTATKTKKASKGKDEDISPDQAEIKRLQGWLIKCGIRKLWGKELAPYDTPRAKIKHLKGMLEDAGMTGRPSQEKANQIREERELKADLEQIQQGAKQWGAKSDEENDEDAKPRRRLARGRQSLAFLESEGEETD; encoded by the exons ATGCCACCGAAGTATACAATGTCCGACTCTGAGTCTGAAGCTGACGGTGAGGTGCTTCACACTCCCTCTGACCAGACTCTTGAGAAGGGCCTTCGGGACCAAGTGGCTACCATCTTCAAGTCGGGAAATATGGAGGAATTGACTGTGAAACGCGTGCGACTTGCCGCTGAAGACACACTAGGTCTCACAGCGGGGTACTTTAAGTTGACAGGTGACTGGAAAGCGCGCAGTGAGAATATCATCAAGGACGAGGTG GAAATACAAGACCAGGCAATTCAAAATCCTCAATCTCAAGCCTCCGAAATGCCTATTTCTCCTCTAAATCCCAAGCCCATTGCCCTTGCGAAGCGAGCAAACCCTGAGACCGCGCCAAAGCCTAGGAAGCGCCAAAAGACCAGGACACCGGTGTCCGATAAGGAGGATGAGTTATCGGCCCCGTCGTCCGACGAGAGTGACGTGGTCACAAAGCCTAGAAATCGATCAAAAGCACCGAAACAAAGGTTACCAGCGAAGAAGGCCTCC CCCAATAAACCATCAAAAGCGCCAGTGAAGAAAATTTCACAGGCAAAGAATCCCTCCGTATCAAGACCTACAAATGTTATATCAGACACTTCCGATGTTCCCGACAATAGTTCAGATGCCGCCAAAAAGGCCAGAGGTGCCAAGGATGATTCCGAAAGTGAGATGTCGGTGGTGCTTGACGAGGAGCCTCGGCCCAAGGCCCCACGCAAGCGACAGAAAAGTGCCGGGGGAACTGCAACTAAGACGAAGAAGGCCTCAAAAGGCAAGGATGAGGATATCAGCCCGGACCAGGCTGAAATCAAACGACTGCAAGGATGGCTTATCAAATGCGGGATCCGTAAGCTGTGGGGTAAAGAGCTGGCGCCGTACGATACCCCCAGGGCCAAAATTAAGCATCTCAAGGGAATGCTGGAGGATGCTGGAATGACTGGCCGGCCATCTCAAGAGAAGGCGAACCAGATCCGCGAAGAACGGGAGCTGAAAGCGGATCTTGAGCAGATCCAGCAAGGTGCAAAACAATGGGGTGCCAAGAGTGACGAAGAGAATGATGAGGATGCGAAGCCTCGGCGTAGGTTGGCTCGGGGACGACAGTCACTTGCATTCTTAGAAAGTGAGGGCGAAGAGACTGATTGA
- a CDS encoding FAD dependent sulfhydryl oxidase Erv1, putative codes for MSSVPPEQVTSQYKGTPSMFTQQTPATSANFPKPTGDDDSKAPLPKGVVLDKDGKPCRTCTSVASWRALTKQADLKIANSNSASSPTSSTSKFTTSTPALGAAATSFPSETPSDCPPDVEELGRSTWTLLHSMAATYPEKANMEHQANMSGFLKFFSKLYPCWVCADDFQTWMAHPSGRNKPKLESRKEFGWWMCEAHNEVNRKLGKKEFDCRLWEERWRTGWKDGRCE; via the exons ATGTCATCAGTCCCACCGGAGCAAGTCACTAGTCAATATAAAGGCACGCCATCCATGTTCACCCAGCAAACCCCCGCGACCTCCGCAAACTTCCCCAAGCCCACCGGAGACGATGACTCAAAAGCCCCATTGCCCAAGGGCGTAGTCCTGGACAAAGACGGAAAGCC CTGTCGCACCTGCACCTCCGTCGCCTCATGGCGAGCATTAACCAAGCAAGCCGACCTCAAAATCGCAAACTCAAACTCTGCCTCTTCCCCCACCTCGAGCACAAGCAAATTTACAACCTCAACACCCGCCCTCGGCGCCGCTGCAACATCCTTTCCCAGTGAAACTCCTTCAGACTGTCCGCCAGACGTCGAAGAACTAGGTCGCTCAACATGGACATTGCTGCACTCAATGGCAGCTACATACCCTGAAAAAGCAAACATGGAACACCAAGCGAACATGAGTGGGTTTTTAAAGTTCTTCTCGAAGCTGTACCCGTGCTGGGTATGTGCGGATGATTTCCAGACATGGATGGCGCATCCGAGTGGACGGAATAAGCCCAAACTGGAGAGTCGGAAGGAGTTTGGGTGGTGGATGTGCGAGGCGCATAATGAGGTTAATCGGAAGCTTGGGAAGAAGGAGTTTGATTGTCGGCTTTGGGAGGAGAGGTGGCGAACTGGGTGGAAGGATGGTCGGTGTGAATGA